The DNA segment GCCGCGAACCTGCTCGAGGAGCAGGGCGCGACGGTAGTCGCGGTCAGCGACTCCAGCGGCGCGATCCACCACGAGGACGGTCTCGACACGCAGGCCGTACGCGACCACAAGGACGAGACCGGCAGCGTCGTCGACTTCGAGGGCGCGACCGACGAGTTCGCCGGCGAGGAGCTGCTCACGCTCGACGTGGACCTGCTCGTCCCCGCGGCCCTCGAGAACGCCGTCGACGAGGAGCGCGCCCACGATATCGAGGCCGACGTGATCGTCGAGGCGGCCAACGGTCCGCTCACGCCCGACGCCGACGACGTCCTCACGGAGAGCGACGTCCTCGTCGTTCCGGACATCCTCGCGAACGCCGGCGGCGTCACCGTCTCGTACTTCGAGTGGGTGCAGAACCGCCAGCGGTTCTACTGGGACGAGGAGCGCGTGAACGACGAGCTCGAGACGGTGATCGTCAACGCCTTCGACGACCTCGTCGACGCCTACGAGAACAACGACGTGTCGAACTTCCGCACTGCCGCGTACGTGGTCGCCATCCGGCGGGTGGCACAGGCGTTCGAGGAGGGCGGCGTCTTCCCCTAAAAGCGAAAGCCCTTGGAACGCACTGACGTGCGTTTCTCGCCCTTTGCATTTCGATACAAGAGGCCGCTCCGCGGCCTCTTGGCGTCCCGAAAACCGGAGGTTTTCGGAGACCACCAGGGCCGCTTGCGAACGATTCCGATCGGAATCGCTCGCTTAGGACGCCAGCCCTTCCCCACCCCGCTCACGGGACGCGCAGCGTCCCGTTCGCCAGCGAGATCACTTCTCGATCTCGCGCTGCTCGTGCAGGCGGCGTACGTGCTGCCCGCACTCGCGCCGGCGACCGCGCCGCCGGCGGTCGCGACGACCGCTTGCCCCTTCTTCACCATTCAAGACGCCCCGGCGCTGACGCCCGCCATGGAGTTCGAGTACCCCTGGCGGTTCGACGGCCGGCGGTCGGCGGCGATGGCCTCCAATGGAATGGTCGCGACGAGCCACCCCCTCGCCGCCCGCGCGGGCGTTCGCGCGCTCGAGAACGGCGGTACTGCCGCGGACGCCGCGGTCGCTACCGCGGCCGTCCTAAACGTCGTCGAGCCGCACATGACCGGCATCGGCGGCGACGCGTTCGCGCTCACCCAGTTCGACGGCGAGTACCGCGCGCTCAACGGCAGCGGGAGCGCGCCCGCCGCGGCCGACCTCGAGAGCTACCGCGAGCGTACCGATGCCGAGGAGGACGGCGAGCCCGTGATGCCCGAAAACGGCGGCCTGCCCGTGACGGTGCCGGGCGCGCTCGACGCCTGGGCGACCCTGATCGAGGAGTACGGCTCGTTCTCGCTCGCGGACGTCCTCGAGCCGGCGATCGGCTACGCCGAGGGAGGCGTGCCGGTCACGGAGTACGTCGCACGCCAGTGGGCGAACGCCACGGACCGGATCGCACGGTTCGACCGAACCGCCGAGACATTTCTCGAGGACGGACGGCCGCCAGCCCCGGGAGAGCGATTCTCGAACCCCGAACTCGCACACAGCTTCGAGCGGATCGCTCGCGAGGGGCCCGAGGCGCTCTACGGCAGCGATCTCGGGAAGGAGGTGATCGAGACGGTGGAGGAACACGGCGGCACCCTCGCGCTCTCGGATCTCGAGGATCACGGGAGCGAGTGGACCGAGCCGATCAGCACCGAGTACCGAGGGGTCGAGGTGCTCGAACACCCGCCGAACGGCCAGGGAATCGTCGCCCTGGAGGCGCTGAACGTCGCCGAGGAGCTCGGTATCGATCCGGATCCCGCCGATGAAGATCGCCTGCATCACCTGATCGAGTCGATAAAGCTCGCGTTCGCCGACGGCTACGCCCACGTGAGCGATCCCGACCGCGTCGCGGTCCCTACGGAGACGATGCGCTCGAAGGAGTACGCGAGGAAACGGGCGGGAGAGATCGGCGAGCGCGCGGGCAGCTACGGCGCGAAGGCGGGCGAGCACGCGAACACGGTCTACCTCTCCGTCGTCGACCCGCAGGGGAACGCCGTCTCGCTCATCAACAGCGTCTACATGAGCTTCGGCAGCGGACTCTCCGCGGGCGGGTTCGCGCTGCAGAACCGCGGCCACTCCTTCAGCCTCGATCCCGACCACGCGAACGCGCTCGAGCCCGGAAAGCGGCCGTTCCACACGATCATCCCCGCGATGCTTCGCGAGGACGGCGAGTTCCGCGCCTCGTGGGGCGTGATGGGCGGATCGATGCAGCCACAGGGCCACCTCCAGGTCGTCGCGAACCTCGTCGATAGCGGGCTGAACCCGCAGGCCGCCCTCGACGCCCCCCGGTTTCGGTGGCTCGAGGGCGACCGGGTGGCCCTCGAGAGCTCGCGGGTTCCCGACGGCGTGATCGACGACCTCCGGGAGCGGGGCCACGACGTGATCGAGGAGGACGACTTCTTCGCCGAGGGCGGCCACTGGGGCGGAGGACAGATCGTCCACCGCGACGATGAGGGTACGCTGATCGGCGGCTCCGATCCCCGACGCGACGGTCAGGCGATCGGGTTCTAGAAAGCCTCGCTCGGCCTTGGCAGGCCTCCGCTCACGGGACGCTATGCGTCCCGTTCGCCAGCGAGGTCGCTTCGCGACCTCGCGCTGTTCGCCCTTTTCATCCCCACAAAAGCCCTCACAGCCGCTTGGCAGCGGCTGTTCGCCCTTTTTATTTCCGCCAGGACCGCTTGCGAGCGATTCCGATCGGAATCGCTCGCTTAGGACGCCAGCCTTTCCCCGCTCCGCTCGCGGGATCGCCGGAGGTGGCGATCCCGTTCGCACCGGCCACCGCGCCGCCCCGGTCGGATCAGTCCTCGAATGTACCGGCAGACCCGGAGGCAATCTCCTCACCGGCCTGCACGCCCCAGAGGGCGGCGTACGTGCCACCCAGGTCAAGCAGCTCCTCGTGGGTTCCCCGCTCGGTGATCCGGCCGTCCTCGAGGACGAGGATCGTACCGGCACCTTTCACCGTCGAGAGGCGGTGGGCGATCGCGAACGTCGTTCGGTCCGCCGTGAGGTCGTCGAGCGAGCGCTGGATCAGCCGCTCGGTCTCGGTGTCGACGTCGCTGGTCGCCTCGTCGAGGATCAGGATCTCGGGATCCTGGAGGATCGTCCGGGCGATCGAGAGCCGTTGTTGCTGGCCGCCAGAGAGCTTCACGCCCCGCTCGCCGATCCGGGTGTCGTAGCCCTCGGGCAGGTCCCGAATGAACTCGTGGGCCTCGGCGGCCTTCGCGGCCTCACGGACCTGCTCGTCGTTCGCCTCGAAGTTTCCGTACCGGACGTTGTCGGCGACGGTGCCGTCGAAGAGGTAGGCGTCCTGGCCGACGCAGCCGATCGACCTCCGCAGACTGGAGAGCGTCAGTTCGCGGACGTCGTGGCCGTCGACGCGGATCTCGCCGCGGTCGACCTCGTAGAGCCGAAGCAGGAGCTTCAGTAGCGTCGACTTCCCCGCGCCCGTAGGCCCGACCAACGCGACGGTGTCGCCCGCCTCGGCGACGAAGTCGACGTCGTGGAGCACCCGCTCGCCCGACGACTCTCCCTCGGCCGCCGCGAGCGCGTTCTCGGGGTACGCGAAGTCGACGTGGCGGTACTCGACGCGTCCATCGGGGTCGTCGAGCGAGACGGCGTCGGGGGCGTCCGTGATCCTGACGGGGACGTCCATCAGCCCGAAGACGCGCTCGCTCGAGGCCTTGGCGTTCTCGTACTGGTCGACGATGCTCGAGACCTCCGCGAGCGGCGTGACGATCCGCTGGGTCATCAGCAGGAAGGTGACGAACGTCCCTACGGTCAGCTCGCCGGAGAAAAAGATCGGCGGTCCCGAGATACAGCCAGATCCCGCCGACGACGAACGTCGCGGCGAACGCGGCCCCTGCGAGCAGCTCCATGCCGGGTCGGTAGACGTAGTTGAGCTTGATCACCTCCATCGTCCGCTCGAAGTAGTCGTAGGAGGCCCGGCGAACGCGTTCGGTCTCGTAGGCCTCGGTGTTGGCCGTCTTGACCAGCTGGATCCCCCCCAGACTGTTCTCGAGACGGGTGTTGAGATCGCCGACGCTTGCGCGCTGGGCGACGTAGATGGGTTCGACCGCCCGCATGAACCACACCGTGAACAGCACCATCGCAGGCACCGCGACGAGGGTGACGAACGCGAGCTGGGCGTTGAGGTAGAACAGCACGGCGGCGATCCCCAGTACCATCACGCCGAGGCGAGCGGAGTTCTGCAGCGCGTCGTCGAGGAACACCTCCAGGTTGGAGGCGTCGTTGTTCAGCACGCTCATCACCTCGCCGGTCTGCTTGTCGTCGAAAAACGGCATGTCGAGCCGTTGCATCCGCTCGAAGCTGTCCGTCCTGACGGCGTGCATCACCCGGTGGGCGAAGACGTTGGCGGCGACGCCGTAGACCCACGTGAACAGCGCCGTCGTGAGAAACGCCCCGCCGATGAGCGCGACGGAGAACCAGAACTGCCCCGACTGGGTCGCCGGAAGCCACGCGTCGGGGACCACGGGCAGGGAGAACGGCTCGGTGTCGACGAAGATCGCGTCGATGGCGATCCCGAGGACCAGCGGGGGAAGCAGGCTCGCGATCCGGGCGACGACGTTCGCAGCCATGCCGAGGCCGAACCACTCGATCTCCGGGCGACCGTAGACGCGGAACAGCCGGACGAGCGGACGCTCGACCCGATCGCGATAGACGTCGAAGACGCTCTCGTCGTTCGCTCCCATTCACCGATACCGACGGAGGGATCGGGCATGTACCCGGCGATTCCGGAACCGGACTACAGCCCCAGCTCCCGTCCGATCACGAGGTGTTGGATCTCGCTCGTTCCCTCGCCGATCTCCATCAGCTTCGCGTCGCGGTAGAAACGCTGAGGGGCGAAGTCCTCGGTGTAGCCGTACCCTCCCAGCACCTGGACGGCGTCCTCCGCGACCTCGCGACACGCTTCGCTCGCGTCGAGCTTCGCGAGCGCGCTCTCCCGGGTGACCTCCTCGCCGCGGTCGTAGGTGTCGGCGGCACGGTGGGTCAACAGCCGTGCGCGTTCGGTCTTGCGGTGCATCGAGACGATCATGTTCCGGACCGCGTCGAACTCACAGATCGGCTGGCCGAACTGCTCACGTTCGCGGCTGTACTCGTGGGCGGCCTCGTAGGCGCCCTGGGCCAGCCCCACCGAGAGCGCCGCGATGCTGATCCGCCCGCCGTCGAGCGTCTTTCTCGTCTGTTCCCAGCCGTCGCCCTCCTCGCCGAGCAGGCGATCCTCGGGAATTCGGACGTCGTCGAGGGCGATCTCACACGTGGGTGAGGCGTTCAGTCCCATCTTCTCCCAGATCGTCGTCACCTCGAAGCCGTCGTCCTCGCGGGGGTCGACGATGAAGGTAGAGATGCCGTCGTAGCCCGCGTCGGGATCGGTCACGGCCTTCACGAGGATCGATCCCGCCTCCGAGGCGTTCGTGATGAACTGCTTGGTGCCGTCGAGCACGTACTCGTCGCCCTCCTTCTTCGCTCGCGTCTCCATGTTCGAGGCGTCGCTCCCGCTGCCGGGCTCGGTCAGCGCCCAGCCGCCGACGTACTCGCCCTCCGCGAGCGGGCGGAGCCACTCCTCCTTCTGTTCGTCCGTGCCGAAGAGTTCGATCGGCTTCGAGGCGAGGCTGACGTGGGCGGCATAGGAGAGGCCGATCGACCCCGAGACCCGCCCGAGCTCCTCGGTGACCAGCGCGTACATGAGCTGGTCGCCGCCGAGTCCGCCGTACTCCTCGCTCACGGGCACCCCCATCATGTCGAGGCCGGCGAGCTGTTCGAACACCTCCTCCGGATAGCGGTGCTCCGACTCGATCTCCTGGGCGATCGGCTCGATCTCCTCGGTACAGAAGTCCCGGACCGTATCGCGGATCATTCGGTGTTCGTCGGGGAGCCTGAAGTCCATACCCTACGATCAGGAGGAACCGAGGTCAAGGTTTCGTTGGGTCAGGCGATCGCTCGCGTTCGGTCACGCTGAGCACCTTCCCCGCCGCGATGATCCGGCCCATGTCACGGACCGCGAAGCTCCCGGGCTCGGTGATCCCCTCGGCGGGTTCGACGCTCGACGACACCCCTGATCGAACGGTGACGTCGCCCGACCGGACGAGGTCGGGGATTCTCCGTACGGTCGAGTTCGTCCGGTCGGGGCGAGGACCACGAAGCGTCTAAATCCCTGGGACGCCTCCCTTCGAGGAATGGAGATTCGTCGGTTGATCCGCGGGCAGGTCGACGAGTCACAGCTCGAACGCGTCGCCCGCGAGATTGCTACACGCTACGACCGCGATCAGGTCAAGCTCTCGGTGCTGGAGGCCGACAACTGGCTCTCGACGCCCTGTGTGGTCGACGACGAGTGGTTCGTGAAGGTGATCAGTCCGCAGAACGCGCTCGTTCACGCG comes from the Halalkalicoccus sp. CG83 genome and includes:
- the ggt gene encoding gamma-glutamyltransferase, which encodes MEFEYPWRFDGRRSAAMASNGMVATSHPLAARAGVRALENGGTAADAAVATAAVLNVVEPHMTGIGGDAFALTQFDGEYRALNGSGSAPAAADLESYRERTDAEEDGEPVMPENGGLPVTVPGALDAWATLIEEYGSFSLADVLEPAIGYAEGGVPVTEYVARQWANATDRIARFDRTAETFLEDGRPPAPGERFSNPELAHSFERIAREGPEALYGSDLGKEVIETVEEHGGTLALSDLEDHGSEWTEPISTEYRGVEVLEHPPNGQGIVALEALNVAEELGIDPDPADEDRLHHLIESIKLAFADGYAHVSDPDRVAVPTETMRSKEYARKRAGEIGERAGSYGAKAGEHANTVYLSVVDPQGNAVSLINSVYMSFGSGLSAGGFALQNRGHSFSLDPDHANALEPGKRPFHTIIPAMLREDGEFRASWGVMGGSMQPQGHLQVVANLVDSGLNPQAALDAPRFRWLEGDRVALESSRVPDGVIDDLRERGHDVIEEDDFFAEGGHWGGGQIVHRDDEGTLIGGSDPRRDGQAIGF
- a CDS encoding acyl-CoA dehydrogenase family protein, with protein sequence MDFRLPDEHRMIRDTVRDFCTEEIEPIAQEIESEHRYPEEVFEQLAGLDMMGVPVSEEYGGLGGDQLMYALVTEELGRVSGSIGLSYAAHVSLASKPIELFGTDEQKEEWLRPLAEGEYVGGWALTEPGSGSDASNMETRAKKEGDEYVLDGTKQFITNASEAGSILVKAVTDPDAGYDGISTFIVDPREDDGFEVTTIWEKMGLNASPTCEIALDDVRIPEDRLLGEEGDGWEQTRKTLDGGRISIAALSVGLAQGAYEAAHEYSREREQFGQPICEFDAVRNMIVSMHRKTERARLLTHRAADTYDRGEEVTRESALAKLDASEACREVAEDAVQVLGGYGYTEDFAPQRFYRDAKLMEIGEGTSEIQHLVIGRELGL